From a region of the Takifugu flavidus isolate HTHZ2018 chromosome 20, ASM371156v2, whole genome shotgun sequence genome:
- the gfi1b gene encoding zinc finger protein Gfi-1b, producing MPRSFLVKNKRSSSYNLHRTYEDESKAAVTAEDRPEVESADSDRLQSDEQSSPLDCRSFKKGDADPKSPSPADTNPTIPPVNPAQPYYANEPHMTGFHPYYKPTYAWEPVPSSYDLHQLSFNPTVLQHASSLYSSHISCTTQPQQPLDCTTHYSPSSNTYHCITCDKVFSTSHGLEVHVRRSHSGTRPFGCSVCRKTFGHAVSLEQHMNVHSQEKSFECKMCGKSFKRSSTLSTHLLIHSDTRPYPCQYCGKRFHQKSDMKKHTYIHTGEKPHKCQVCGKAFSQSSNLITHSRKHTGFKPFGCDICSKGFQRKVDLRRHHESQHGMK from the exons ATGCCGCGATCGTTTTTGGTGAAAAACAAACGCAGCTCGTCGTATAATTTGCACCGAACTTATGAAGACGAGTCAAAAGCCGCCGTCACGGCAG AAGATCGACCAGAGGTTGAGAGCGCTGACTCAGACAGGCTGCAGTCAGATGAACAGTCGTCTCCTCTGGACTGCCGCTCATTTAAAAAGGGAGATGCGGATCCCAAGAGCCcctcacctgcagacacaaatcCAACTATACCCCCCGTGAACCCCGCGCAGCCCTACTATGCAAACG AGCCCCATATGACGGGTTTCCATCCTTACTACAAGCCGACCTACGCCTGGGAGCCTGTACCCTCCTCCTATGACCTCCATCAGCTGAGTTTTAACCCCACGGTGCTGCAGCATGCCAGCAGTCTCTACAGCAGCCACATCAGCTGCACCACGCagccccagcagcctctggacTGCACTACACActactccccctcctccaacaCCTACCACTGCATCACCTGCGACAAG GTGTTCTCAACCTCTCACGGGCTGGAGGTTCACGTCAGGCGGTCACACAGCGGAACGAGACCTTTCGGTTGCAGCGTGTGCAGGAAGACATTCGGCCACGCCGTCAGTCTGGAGCAACACATGAACGTCCACTCTCAG GAAAAAAGCTTCGAGTGCAAGATGTGCGGCAAATCCTTCAAacgctcctccaccctctccacgCACCTCCTCATCCACTCAGACACAAGGCCGTACCCCTGCCAGTACTGCGGCAAGAGGTTCCACCAGAAGTCTGATATGAAGAAGCATACGTACATTCACACAG GTGAAAAGCCCCACAAGTGCCAAGTGTGCGGCAAGGCCTTCAGCCAGAGCTCCAACCTCATCAcccacagcaggaaacacacggGCTTCAAACCGTTCGGATGTGACATTTGCTCCAAGGGCTTCCAGCGCAAAGTGGATCTGCGCCGGCACCACGAGAGCCAGCACGGCATgaagtga
- the gtf3c5 gene encoding general transcription factor 3C polypeptide 5 isoform X3 translates to MADCRELKLDFTLKELTLSSQSEDVPGSSSTVALRSNKFVCVEYPAVVTNVDKMLETLGGEEKLSKTFAYSNRRLELRFRPQDPFCHSLCGNRFSSSNLILRVRRRVRKNNPKDAEIHMDILGVIGTTYKFQGMADFQCLAMHSEGGKNTSLYDKIILRKVESQAFFEQDLPYFLPPAIFSRLDTPVDYFYRPDIHQKPITGKRSSNNINLIGLNRTRRRHNAIFVSFTEPSVPTKCLEGAITNWEQVCQKDHDKQAEEQLRKMFESRPIWSRNAVKANINIQPDKLKLLLPVVAYYMVTGPWRSLWVRFGYDPRKMKDSKKYQLLDFRIRCSTKHGYSSSDMPVKPKRSALNYNLPITVNKTVPQPASLMELTTQEGPSTSRDTASSIYQLKESSYIFREGMLPPHRQMFYQLCDLDVESIVGALPEAQTQRPVELDPSRGRGQGKGGHSGRGGQGR, encoded by the exons ATGGCGGACTGCAGGGAGTTAAAGCTGGATTTTACTCTGAAAGAACTCACTCTCTCCAGTCAGTCAGAAGATGTGCCAGGCAGCTCGTCCACCGTGGCTTTGCGGTCTAACAAATTCGTTTGTGTGGAGTATCCTGCAGTGGTTACCAATGTGGACAAGATGCTGGAGACTCTCGGAGGCGAAGAAAAATTGTCTAAA ACTTTTGCCTACTCAAACAGACGTCTTGAGCTCCGTTTCAGACCTCAAGACCCTTTCTGCCACTCTCTCTGTGGAAACCGCTTTTCCTCAAGCAACCTCATCCTGAGAGTGAGGCGTCGGGTGCGAAAAAATAACCCCAAGGATGCTGAGATCCACATGGACATACTGGGAGTCATTGGAACAACGTACAAATTCCAAG GGATGGCAGACTTTCAGTGCCTTGCTATGCATTCAGAAGGTGGAAAAAATACATCTTTGTATGACAAAATTATCCTCCGCAAAGTTGAGAGCCAAGCATTTTTTGAGCAGGACTTGCCCTACTTTCTGCCCCCGGCCATCTTCTCACGCCTAGACACTCCTGTGGATTACTTTTACCGACCTGACATCCATCAAAAACCTATCACTGG GAAGCGGTCCTCTAATAATATTAATTTAATCGGTTTAAACCGCACTCGGAGGCGTCACAATGCCATCTTTGTCAGCTTCACTGAACCCTCCGTACCCACCAAGTGCCTTGAGGGAGCCATAACTAACTGGGAACAAGTTTGCCAAAAAGATCACGATAAGCAGGCTGAAGAACAGTTGAGAAAG aTGTTTGAGAGCCGGCCCATCTGGTCACGGAACGCTGTCAAGGCCAACATCAATATCCAGCCTGATAAACTGAAATTACTGCTGCCTGTTGTGGCTTACTATATG GTGACAGGACCATGGAGAAGTTTGTGGGTTAGGTTTGGATATGACCCCAGAAAGATGAAGGATTCAAAGAAATATCAGCTGCTGGACTTCAGGATCAGGTGCAGCACGAAGCATG GATATTCATCATCAGATATGCCAGTAAAACCCAAGCGGAGCGCCCTTAACTACAATCTACCTATTACAGTCAACAAAACAG ttccacaACCAGCCAGTTTGATGGAACTTACAACTCAGGAGGGCCCCAGTACCAGTCGGGACACAGCCTCAAGCATATACCAGCTAAAG GAGTCCTCCTACATTTTCCGAGAGGGCATGCTGCCTCCCCACAGACAGATGTTTTATCAGCTGTGTGACTTGGATGTAGAAAG CATTGTTGGTGCACTCCCAGAAGCGCAGACGCAGAGGCCTGTTGAGCTTGACCCATCCAGAGGTAGGGGACAAGGCAAAGGAGGACattcaggaagaggaggacaaggaagatga
- the gtf3c5 gene encoding general transcription factor 3C polypeptide 5 isoform X2 — MADCRELKLDFTLKELTLSSQSEDVPGSSSTVALRSNKFVCVEYPAVVTNVDKMLETLGGEEKLSKTFAYSNRRLELRFRPQDPFCHSLCGNRFSSSNLILRVRRRVRKNNPKDAEIHMDILGVIGTTYKFQGMADFQCLAMHSEGGKNTSLYDKIILRKVESQAFFEQDLPYFLPPAIFSRLDTPVDYFYRPDIHQKPITGKRSSNNINLIGLNRTRRRHNAIFVSFTEPSVPTKCLEGAITNWEQVCQKDHDKQAEEQLRKMFESRPIWSRNAVKANINIQPDKLKLLLPVVAYYMVTGPWRSLWVRFGYDPRKMKDSKKYQLLDFRIRCSTKHGKSSDMPVKPKRSALNYNLPITVNKTVPQPASLMELTTQEGPSTSRDTASSIYQLKESSYIFREGMLPPHRQMFYQLCDLDVESIRQVVDQNTGEEQVCEERDGWCVPGTKDKLRDMISGMIKKVVRGQKPALLVHSQKRRRRGLLSLTHPEVGDKAKEDIQEEEDKEDEEEDEDDDFQLSEESENEMETEILDYI, encoded by the exons ATGGCGGACTGCAGGGAGTTAAAGCTGGATTTTACTCTGAAAGAACTCACTCTCTCCAGTCAGTCAGAAGATGTGCCAGGCAGCTCGTCCACCGTGGCTTTGCGGTCTAACAAATTCGTTTGTGTGGAGTATCCTGCAGTGGTTACCAATGTGGACAAGATGCTGGAGACTCTCGGAGGCGAAGAAAAATTGTCTAAA ACTTTTGCCTACTCAAACAGACGTCTTGAGCTCCGTTTCAGACCTCAAGACCCTTTCTGCCACTCTCTCTGTGGAAACCGCTTTTCCTCAAGCAACCTCATCCTGAGAGTGAGGCGTCGGGTGCGAAAAAATAACCCCAAGGATGCTGAGATCCACATGGACATACTGGGAGTCATTGGAACAACGTACAAATTCCAAG GGATGGCAGACTTTCAGTGCCTTGCTATGCATTCAGAAGGTGGAAAAAATACATCTTTGTATGACAAAATTATCCTCCGCAAAGTTGAGAGCCAAGCATTTTTTGAGCAGGACTTGCCCTACTTTCTGCCCCCGGCCATCTTCTCACGCCTAGACACTCCTGTGGATTACTTTTACCGACCTGACATCCATCAAAAACCTATCACTGG GAAGCGGTCCTCTAATAATATTAATTTAATCGGTTTAAACCGCACTCGGAGGCGTCACAATGCCATCTTTGTCAGCTTCACTGAACCCTCCGTACCCACCAAGTGCCTTGAGGGAGCCATAACTAACTGGGAACAAGTTTGCCAAAAAGATCACGATAAGCAGGCTGAAGAACAGTTGAGAAAG aTGTTTGAGAGCCGGCCCATCTGGTCACGGAACGCTGTCAAGGCCAACATCAATATCCAGCCTGATAAACTGAAATTACTGCTGCCTGTTGTGGCTTACTATATG GTGACAGGACCATGGAGAAGTTTGTGGGTTAGGTTTGGATATGACCCCAGAAAGATGAAGGATTCAAAGAAATATCAGCTGCTGGACTTCAGGATCAGGTGCAGCACGAAGCATGGTAAGTCCAGTG ATATGCCAGTAAAACCCAAGCGGAGCGCCCTTAACTACAATCTACCTATTACAGTCAACAAAACAG ttccacaACCAGCCAGTTTGATGGAACTTACAACTCAGGAGGGCCCCAGTACCAGTCGGGACACAGCCTCAAGCATATACCAGCTAAAG GAGTCCTCCTACATTTTCCGAGAGGGCATGCTGCCTCCCCACAGACAGATGTTTTATCAGCTGTGTGACTTGGATGTAGAAAG TATCAGACAGGTGGTCGATCAGAACACCGGTGAGGAGCAGGTTTGTGAGGAGCGAGACGGCTGGTGCGTTCCCGGCACTAAAGATAAGTTGAGGGACATGATCTCGGGAATGATCAAGAAGGTGGTCCGAGGCCAGAAACCTG CATTGTTGGTGCACTCCCAGAAGCGCAGACGCAGAGGCCTGTTGAGCTTGACCCATCCAGAGGTAGGGGACAAGGCAAAGGAGGACattcaggaagaggaggacaaggaagatgaggaggaagatgaagacgatGACTTTCAGCTATCGGAGGAAAGCGAAAatgagatggagacagaaataCTGGATTATATTTAA
- the gtf3c5 gene encoding general transcription factor 3C polypeptide 5 isoform X1: MADCRELKLDFTLKELTLSSQSEDVPGSSSTVALRSNKFVCVEYPAVVTNVDKMLETLGGEEKLSKTFAYSNRRLELRFRPQDPFCHSLCGNRFSSSNLILRVRRRVRKNNPKDAEIHMDILGVIGTTYKFQGMADFQCLAMHSEGGKNTSLYDKIILRKVESQAFFEQDLPYFLPPAIFSRLDTPVDYFYRPDIHQKPITGKRSSNNINLIGLNRTRRRHNAIFVSFTEPSVPTKCLEGAITNWEQVCQKDHDKQAEEQLRKMFESRPIWSRNAVKANINIQPDKLKLLLPVVAYYMVTGPWRSLWVRFGYDPRKMKDSKKYQLLDFRIRCSTKHGYSSSDMPVKPKRSALNYNLPITVNKTVPQPASLMELTTQEGPSTSRDTASSIYQLKESSYIFREGMLPPHRQMFYQLCDLDVESIRQVVDQNTGEEQVCEERDGWCVPGTKDKLRDMISGMIKKVVRGQKPALLVHSQKRRRRGLLSLTHPEVGDKAKEDIQEEEDKEDEEEDEDDDFQLSEESENEMETEILDYI, translated from the exons ATGGCGGACTGCAGGGAGTTAAAGCTGGATTTTACTCTGAAAGAACTCACTCTCTCCAGTCAGTCAGAAGATGTGCCAGGCAGCTCGTCCACCGTGGCTTTGCGGTCTAACAAATTCGTTTGTGTGGAGTATCCTGCAGTGGTTACCAATGTGGACAAGATGCTGGAGACTCTCGGAGGCGAAGAAAAATTGTCTAAA ACTTTTGCCTACTCAAACAGACGTCTTGAGCTCCGTTTCAGACCTCAAGACCCTTTCTGCCACTCTCTCTGTGGAAACCGCTTTTCCTCAAGCAACCTCATCCTGAGAGTGAGGCGTCGGGTGCGAAAAAATAACCCCAAGGATGCTGAGATCCACATGGACATACTGGGAGTCATTGGAACAACGTACAAATTCCAAG GGATGGCAGACTTTCAGTGCCTTGCTATGCATTCAGAAGGTGGAAAAAATACATCTTTGTATGACAAAATTATCCTCCGCAAAGTTGAGAGCCAAGCATTTTTTGAGCAGGACTTGCCCTACTTTCTGCCCCCGGCCATCTTCTCACGCCTAGACACTCCTGTGGATTACTTTTACCGACCTGACATCCATCAAAAACCTATCACTGG GAAGCGGTCCTCTAATAATATTAATTTAATCGGTTTAAACCGCACTCGGAGGCGTCACAATGCCATCTTTGTCAGCTTCACTGAACCCTCCGTACCCACCAAGTGCCTTGAGGGAGCCATAACTAACTGGGAACAAGTTTGCCAAAAAGATCACGATAAGCAGGCTGAAGAACAGTTGAGAAAG aTGTTTGAGAGCCGGCCCATCTGGTCACGGAACGCTGTCAAGGCCAACATCAATATCCAGCCTGATAAACTGAAATTACTGCTGCCTGTTGTGGCTTACTATATG GTGACAGGACCATGGAGAAGTTTGTGGGTTAGGTTTGGATATGACCCCAGAAAGATGAAGGATTCAAAGAAATATCAGCTGCTGGACTTCAGGATCAGGTGCAGCACGAAGCATG GATATTCATCATCAGATATGCCAGTAAAACCCAAGCGGAGCGCCCTTAACTACAATCTACCTATTACAGTCAACAAAACAG ttccacaACCAGCCAGTTTGATGGAACTTACAACTCAGGAGGGCCCCAGTACCAGTCGGGACACAGCCTCAAGCATATACCAGCTAAAG GAGTCCTCCTACATTTTCCGAGAGGGCATGCTGCCTCCCCACAGACAGATGTTTTATCAGCTGTGTGACTTGGATGTAGAAAG TATCAGACAGGTGGTCGATCAGAACACCGGTGAGGAGCAGGTTTGTGAGGAGCGAGACGGCTGGTGCGTTCCCGGCACTAAAGATAAGTTGAGGGACATGATCTCGGGAATGATCAAGAAGGTGGTCCGAGGCCAGAAACCTG CATTGTTGGTGCACTCCCAGAAGCGCAGACGCAGAGGCCTGTTGAGCTTGACCCATCCAGAGGTAGGGGACAAGGCAAAGGAGGACattcaggaagaggaggacaaggaagatgaggaggaagatgaagacgatGACTTTCAGCTATCGGAGGAAAGCGAAAatgagatggagacagaaataCTGGATTATATTTAA
- the LOC130517411 gene encoding bile salt-activated lipase-like, protein MAMFGIVVAVAVFLETVSATSLGVVYTEGGMVEGDNIRLGFRRHMDIFKGIPFADMPGRFEKPKRHPGWDGVLKAKEYRNRCLQVNLPMTDTRGSEDCLYLNIWVPHGSSVSTGLPVMLWIYGGGFLAGGSMGANFLDNYLYSGQEIAERGEVIVVTVGYRVGTLGFLSTGDSSLSGNYGLWDQQAAIAWVHRNIRSFGGDPDNITLFGESAGGASVSFQTLTPHNKGTIRRAISQSGVALCPWAVNRNPRRFAEEVALKVHCPTDEKMAACLKMTDPKLLTLAGSLKMSSSPDNPLVSNLVLSPVIDGDFLPDEPYNLFDNAADIDYIAGVNDMDGHLFTAFDIPSINSQLVDTPVDEMKRLLRSYTKEKGAEAAEIGFSTYTLNWGSNPNRETIKKTAVDVGTDYIFLVATQAALYLHAAHAKTKRTYSYMFSEPNRLGGITKPYPSWMGADHADDLQYVFGKPFTTPLGYWPRHRDVSGYMIAYWTNFAKTGDPNKGDLSVPVTWPQFTSTGHQYLEIHSKMDSGYVHQKMRMRYVHFWTSVLPNLNVTISE, encoded by the exons ATGGCAATGTTTGGGATTGTGGTGGCTGTTGCCGTCTTTCTGGAGACAGTCTCTGCCACCTCT CTTGGGGTTGTGTACACCGAGGGTGGCATGGTGGAGGGGGATAACATCCGCCTCGGGTTCCGCCGACACATGGACATTTTCAAGGGCATTCCCTTTGCCGACATGCCTGGAAGGTTTGAGAAACCAAAGCGTCACCCTGGCTGGGACG gtgttctcaAAGCCAAGGAATATAGAAATAGATGCCTCCAGGTCAATCTTCCAATGACCGACACCAGAGGGAGTGAGGACTGTCTTTACCTCAACATCTGGGTTCCTCATGGCAGCTCAG TGTCTACTGGTCTGCCAGTCATGTTGTGGATCTACGGAGGAGGTTTCTTGGCTGGTGGGTCCATGGGCGCCAACTTCCTGGATAACTATCTGTACAGCGGACAGGAAATtgctgaaagaggagaagtCATTGTGGTGACGGTGGGGTACCGTGTGGGCACTCTGGGCTTCCTGAGCACCGGAGATTCTAGTTTATCTG GAAACTATGGGCTTTGGGACCAGCAAGCCGCCATTGCTTGGGTGCACAGGAACATCCGTTCATTTGGAGGAGATCCTGACAACATCACCCTCTTCGGAGAGTCCGCAGGTGGAGCTAGTGTCAGCTTCCAG ACCCTCACTCCCCACAACAAAGGGACGATCAGGAGGGCCATCTCCCAGAGCGGCGTGGCCCTCTGCCCGTGGGCTGTCAACAGGAACCCCCGCAGGTTTGCTGAGGAG GTTGCTCTGAAGGTCCACTGCCCCACTGATGAAAAAATGGCCGCCTGTTTGAAGATGACTGACCCGAAACTGCTAACATTGGCTGGTTCTCTCAAGATGAGCAGCTCACCCGATA ACCCCCTCGTATCCAACCTGGTCTTGTCTCCTGTGATCGATGGGGACTTCCTGCCAGACGAGCCTTACAACCTGTTTGACAATGCAGCAGACATCGACTACATCGCTGGAGTCAATGACATGGACGGACACCTCTTCACTGCATTTGATATTCCTTCAATCAACTCACAGCTGGTAGACACCCCCGT TGATGAAATGAAAAGGCTTCTGAGATCCTACACTAAGGAGAAGGgtgcagaggctgcagaaatTGGCTTTTCCACATACACCTTAAATTGGGGATCAAATCCCAATAGGGAGACCATCAAGAAAACTGCGGTGGACGTTGGAACAGACTACATCTTCCTGGTTGCTACTCAGGCTGCCCTTTACCTTCATGCTGCCCATGCCAA AACGAAACGCACCTACTCATACATGTTCTCAGAGCCCAACCGTCTGGGTGGTATTACCAAGCCTTACCCCAGCTGGATGGGAGCCGACCATGCTGATGACCTTCAGTATGTCTTCGGAAAGCCATTTACCACCCCTCTGGGATACTGGCCACGACACAGGGATGTCTCTGGCTACATGATTGCCTACTGGACCAACTTTGCCAAAACTGG TGATCCCAACAAGGGAGACTTGAGTGTGCCTGTTACATGGCCTCAGTTCACCAGCACTGGACATCAATACCTGGAAATCCACTCAAAGATGGACTCAGGCTATGTGCACCAGAAGATGAGGATGCGTTATGTGCATTTCTGGACTAGCGTCCTCCCCAACCTCAATGTAACCATCTCTgaataa